The Streptomonospora litoralis genome window below encodes:
- a CDS encoding AMP-dependent synthetase/ligase, with protein sequence MEHSGSGTSGVLRARQDVENEIEGRTLVDWLRQAAEEHGHLPALSQRAPEGTGAEWTTLTWAEYRRAALETAAALIAHGLRPTDVVALMLPNRPEHLVADMGAVHAGGVPLTVYATFAPEQIEFVARDCGAAVAVLEGAAELERWRPALERLPGLHTVVLLDAGAVPAEPDGTGTAFISWSQFRETGRSRYAADPGAVHERMAALRPEDDATLLYTSGTTGDPKGVPETHHQVLFQSTITLRASPLPVGGSSISYLPLAHIAERVLSVYLPIRVAGHLHFCPDSAQLSAYLGMVRPHSLFGVPRVWEKLQAGLSGALAAAPEERRQAVAEASETARAYLEAGQYGRTRGSELEERFADADERVLAPIRAMIGLDRCKHFITAAAPMPEDTLRFFTGLGVLLRDVYGMTENCGAVTANRSDAYRFNSVGRPSDGMEVAAAADGELLVRGPVNTAGYLNRPADSEALLDSDGWLHTGDIGWIDEDGFVFVLDRKKELIITAGGENIAPAAIENRLKEHALIGQALACGDGRPYPVALLTLDAEAAPAWAAARSIAETELSALAEHPAVLAEVERAVEAANARLARVQQIKRWRLLPVEWSVEGDELTPSLKLKRRVVQTRYADAISELYAD encoded by the coding sequence ATGGAGCACAGCGGCAGCGGCACAAGCGGCGTCCTGCGCGCACGCCAGGACGTCGAGAACGAGATCGAGGGCCGGACCCTGGTGGACTGGCTCCGCCAGGCGGCCGAGGAGCACGGCCACCTGCCCGCGCTCTCCCAGCGCGCGCCCGAGGGCACGGGCGCCGAGTGGACCACCCTGACCTGGGCCGAGTACCGCCGCGCCGCGCTGGAGACCGCGGCCGCGCTGATCGCCCACGGCCTGCGGCCCACCGATGTGGTCGCGCTGATGCTTCCCAACCGCCCCGAGCACCTCGTGGCCGACATGGGCGCCGTGCACGCGGGCGGCGTCCCGCTCACCGTCTACGCCACCTTCGCACCCGAGCAGATCGAGTTCGTGGCCCGCGACTGCGGCGCCGCCGTCGCCGTGCTGGAGGGAGCCGCGGAGCTGGAGCGGTGGCGCCCCGCCCTGGAACGGCTGCCGGGCCTGCACACCGTCGTCCTGCTCGACGCCGGGGCCGTGCCCGCCGAACCCGACGGCACCGGAACCGCCTTCATCAGCTGGTCGCAGTTTCGCGAGACCGGTCGCAGCCGCTACGCCGCCGACCCCGGCGCCGTGCACGAGCGCATGGCCGCACTGCGGCCCGAGGACGACGCCACCCTCCTCTACACCTCCGGCACCACCGGCGATCCCAAGGGCGTGCCGGAGACTCACCACCAGGTGCTGTTCCAGTCGACCATCACCCTGCGGGCCAGCCCGCTGCCGGTGGGCGGGTCGTCCATCTCCTACCTGCCGCTGGCCCACATCGCCGAGCGTGTGCTCAGCGTCTACCTGCCTATCCGGGTGGCCGGGCACCTGCACTTCTGCCCCGACTCGGCCCAGCTGAGCGCCTATCTGGGCATGGTCCGACCGCACTCGCTCTTCGGGGTGCCGCGGGTGTGGGAGAAGCTGCAGGCGGGGCTGTCGGGCGCACTGGCCGCCGCCCCCGAGGAGCGGCGCCAGGCCGTGGCCGAGGCGTCCGAGACCGCGCGCGCCTACCTGGAGGCCGGCCAGTACGGCCGCACCCGCGGGTCCGAGCTGGAGGAGCGCTTCGCCGACGCCGACGAGCGGGTGCTGGCCCCCATCCGCGCGATGATCGGGCTGGACCGCTGCAAGCACTTCATCACCGCCGCGGCACCCATGCCCGAGGACACGCTGCGCTTCTTCACGGGGCTGGGCGTGCTCCTGCGCGACGTCTACGGGATGACGGAGAACTGCGGCGCCGTCACCGCCAACCGTTCCGACGCCTACCGCTTCAACAGCGTAGGGCGGCCCTCCGACGGCATGGAGGTCGCGGCCGCCGCCGACGGCGAACTGCTGGTGCGCGGACCGGTCAACACCGCCGGCTACCTCAACCGGCCCGCCGACAGCGAGGCGCTGCTCGACTCCGACGGCTGGCTGCACACCGGCGACATCGGCTGGATCGACGAGGACGGCTTCGTGTTCGTGCTCGACCGCAAGAAGGAGCTGATCATCACCGCCGGGGGCGAGAACATCGCCCCCGCCGCCATCGAGAACCGCCTCAAGGAGCACGCGCTCATCGGCCAGGCGCTGGCCTGCGGTGACGGGCGCCCCTACCCCGTGGCGCTGCTGACCCTGGACGCCGAGGCCGCCCCGGCCTGGGCCGCGGCCCGGAGCATCGCCGAGACCGAGCTGTCCGCCCTGGCCGAGCACCCGGCGGTGCTGGCCGAGGTGGAGCGGGCGGTCGAGGCGGCCAACGCCCGACTCGCCCGGGTCCAGCAGATCAAGCGCTGGCGGCTGTTGCCGGTGGAGTGGAGCGTGGAGGGGGACGAGCTGACCCCTTCGCTCAAGCTCAAGCGCCGCGTGGTGCAGACCAGGTACGCCGACGCGATCAGCGAACTCTACGCCGACTGA
- a CDS encoding alpha/beta hydrolase, whose amino-acid sequence MVTSREWHLAGGSGGAERLYARAWAPQSAAPAWLAVLVHGYGEHIGRYEHTAAALCEGGAVVYGLDHRGHGRSSGERVLVDDFDGVVEDLHRLVTQARTAYSTLPLVLVGHSMGGMIAARYAQQHPEQLAGLVLSGPVLGRWSAARELLAADEIPDAPLDASALSRDPQVAADYTADDLVWHGGFKRGLLEALVTELERIAEHGRLTATPLLWVHGSEDAVVPVSDSRVGVEEFAGDDVTVRIFPGARHEVFNETNRDEVLEEVVRFARRCAAAHLARG is encoded by the coding sequence GTGGTCACCTCGCGCGAATGGCACCTGGCCGGCGGCAGCGGCGGAGCCGAACGGCTCTACGCGCGGGCGTGGGCGCCGCAGAGCGCCGCGCCCGCGTGGCTGGCGGTGCTGGTGCACGGCTACGGCGAACACATCGGGCGCTACGAGCACACCGCCGCCGCGCTGTGCGAGGGCGGCGCGGTCGTCTACGGGCTGGACCACCGCGGGCACGGCCGCTCCTCGGGCGAGCGGGTGCTCGTCGACGACTTCGACGGCGTGGTCGAGGACCTGCACCGGCTGGTCACCCAGGCCCGCACCGCCTACAGCACCCTGCCGCTGGTGCTCGTCGGCCACTCGATGGGGGGCATGATCGCGGCGCGCTACGCCCAGCAGCACCCCGAACAGCTCGCCGGGCTGGTGCTGTCGGGGCCGGTGCTGGGCCGCTGGAGCGCAGCGCGCGAACTGCTGGCCGCCGACGAGATCCCCGACGCCCCGCTGGACGCCTCCGCCCTGTCGCGCGATCCGCAGGTGGCCGCGGACTACACCGCCGACGACCTCGTCTGGCACGGCGGCTTCAAACGCGGGCTGCTGGAGGCACTCGTCACGGAGCTGGAGCGCATCGCCGAGCACGGCCGGCTGACAGCCACTCCGCTGCTGTGGGTGCACGGCTCCGAGGACGCCGTGGTGCCGGTCTCCGACAGCCGGGTGGGCGTCGAGGAGTTCGCCGGGGACGACGTCACCGTGCGGATCTTCCCCGGCGCCCGGCACGAGGTGTTCAACGAGACCAACCGCGACGAGGTGCTGGAGGAGGTCGTGCGCTTCGCCCGGCGCTGCGCCGCCGCCCACCTGGCCCGCGGTTGA